In Nostoc sp. PCC 7120 = FACHB-418, the following proteins share a genomic window:
- a CDS encoding plasmid partition protein ParG yields MTDSNKQVFVRFRVDEEKRDRFKITCIQLKTTMDEVLKGLLDKWLEENDPESTKNK; encoded by the coding sequence ATGACCGATTCAAACAAACAGGTTTTTGTGCGATTTCGAGTAGATGAAGAAAAGCGTGATCGCTTCAAAATAACCTGTATACAGTTAAAAACAACTATGGATGAAGTTTTAAAAGGTCTTCTTGATAAGTGGTTAGAAGAAAACGATCCTGAGTCAACCAAAAATAAATAG
- a CDS encoding ParM/StbA family protein — MTDLAEMPENALPRHQGTLTLIAGYDLGNSGVKFVTSDRKIRFPSYLENCYYRPTELPTEGYVEYLEGDAITKLDYKQWLSGYAAYDANPKNHLRVTDDATAKVTQSLKHLLAALSNYPYKPVINLIICASLHERGDLEEQLIDAIAGKHIVKFGGKPIPTTVNIHVLKVYDEGHAAIAANAHTLDTSKQNVIVDIGNRTVIATLIGQKGHLANRKTFDNGVEELIRMISVNPTFKNRLYGEIAIPHLIRQGLESSEKPFWYGKQFSFEDVYRQELMPWVQKSLAPVFKFIHPWKINADACLIIGGGSQLPSVDEALKAKGFVIAENPLWANAEGLYQLATMMYSRGIDE; from the coding sequence ATGACAGATTTGGCAGAAATGCCCGAAAATGCCCTTCCGAGGCATCAGGGTACACTCACGCTGATTGCAGGTTACGACCTCGGTAACTCTGGCGTTAAGTTCGTTACATCAGACCGAAAAATCAGGTTTCCAAGTTATTTAGAGAATTGCTACTACCGTCCCACCGAACTACCAACCGAGGGTTATGTAGAGTACCTAGAAGGAGACGCAATCACCAAACTAGACTACAAACAGTGGTTGTCAGGTTATGCTGCTTACGACGCAAACCCCAAAAACCACCTGCGAGTGACTGACGATGCTACCGCTAAAGTTACTCAATCGCTCAAACACCTATTAGCAGCACTATCAAACTATCCCTATAAGCCAGTAATTAACCTAATTATCTGTGCCTCCTTACATGAGCGAGGAGATTTAGAGGAACAGTTGATTGATGCCATTGCAGGTAAACACATCGTCAAATTTGGTGGGAAGCCCATACCAACAACAGTCAACATTCATGTTTTGAAAGTCTACGACGAAGGACACGCCGCCATAGCAGCTAACGCTCATACACTGGACACCAGCAAACAGAACGTGATTGTAGATATTGGCAATCGCACAGTCATAGCCACTTTAATCGGGCAGAAAGGACATTTAGCCAACCGTAAAACCTTTGATAACGGGGTTGAGGAATTAATCAGAATGATTTCCGTCAACCCAACATTTAAGAACCGATTATACGGAGAAATAGCAATACCTCACCTAATTCGTCAGGGGTTAGAGAGTAGTGAAAAACCGTTTTGGTATGGTAAACAATTCAGTTTTGAAGATGTCTACCGTCAGGAATTAATGCCTTGGGTACAGAAGTCACTAGCACCAGTTTTTAAATTCATTCACCCGTGGAAGATAAACGCCGATGCTTGCTTAATTATTGGCGGAGGTTCACAGTTACCAAGTGTTGATGAGGCATTAAAAGCCAAAGGATTTGTAATAGCAGAAAACCCATTATGGGCAAATGCAGAGGGGTTATACCAACTAGCAACAATGATGTATTCGAGGGGAATAGATGAGTAA